CGCCCGCCGCTGGTGGCCGTGCAATTCGACACGCTCACAGGCGCGCCCGTGCCGCCGGAGCCGGCGCGGCGTCCGCCGGCGAAGAAGCTGGATCTGCCGGGCTTCAGCCTGGAAGACGCGCGGGCGGGCGCGCTGGACGAAGAGCAGCTGCCGATGGAAGCTCTCCGCACGGCCGAAAGCGGAGACTCCCCGATTCCTTCCCCGCAGGGCAACCGCGCGCCGAACGGGCGGATGCAGACTCCGGGACAGAGCGGAGAGTCCGGCGAGGAGCAGACAGCAGAGGAAGCCGCGGGCGACGCGGCGGACGCCGGGCAGGATTCCGGTCAGCAGCAGAATGGCAAGGAGCCCCCGCAGCGGGCGCAGCCGCAGGACTCGCTGCTCGACAAGATGCGCGACGCACTGGCCAGCCTGATGGACAAGTTCAAACTGGAAATGCCACCGGGCGAGGGAACGCGCACCGGCAAGCAGAGCGCGAAACAGGAGGCTGCGCGCCGCGAGAAGGGCCGGCCGCAACCCGGCAAGAAGGGGGAGCAGGAGCAGGAAGGCGATCTGCTCTCCGGGCAGCAGCAGGCGCAGTCCGATGCGGGGCAGCAGGCGAAGTCCGAGCAGGCGGGCAGTCCGGACGCGGCTTCGCAGAACGAGAAGAGCGGGGTCGGGAAGGAAGAGGGCCGCAAGGAACTCGAAGCCGCGGAAGAGCTGCAGGCGATGGGGAAGCTGGACGAGCTGCTGGGCAAACGGGCGCAGAACGTGCAGGGCGAGGTGATGGTGGAAGTGACCAACTCGAAGAACCAGCAGCTGCGCACGCCGTTCACGGGGAGGACGGGCGCACGGACGGACGCGGGCTCGGAGCTGGGGCGCGACGAGGTTCCGCTGCATCTGCAGGAGTACGTGCAGCGGTATTACGAGCAGGTGCGGCGGCCGGCGCAGCCTGCAAAGCAATAGCCCGTGCCGCTCTGACCGGCATCTCGGGCAAAGCCCGCACGCGGCGCGGTTCAGGCGCTGCGGAGGCACTTTTCGACGCAGTCGAAGAGGGTTTCCGTGTCGACGGGCTTGGGGAGGTAGCCGTTCATGCCGGCTTCGAGGCACTTCTGTTTTTCGTTGTTCAGGGTGTAGGCGGTGATGGCGATGATGGGGGGCTGGGGACAGCCCTCGAAACTGCGGATGAGGCGGGCGGCCTCGAGGCCGTCGAGGACGGGCATCTGGAGGTCCATGAGGATGAGGCCGTATTTTTTCTCGGCGACCAGCTGGATGGCCTGGGCGCCGTCGTTGGCGACATCCACCTCGTAGCCGCGTTTGCGCAGGAGGGCGGCGAGGACCTTCTGGTTGACGGGGTTGTCCTCGACGACGAGGATGGGTTCGGGGCGCGGGCCGTTGCCGGAGGGATCTGGAGAAGCGGCGGGTATGGACCGGCCGCAGGGGAACCGGCCATGGCCGTTGGGCTGCGCCGTCCAGGTTCCTGATTCGCAGGCATGCAGGTCGTCAGGCATCGGGCACACGTCTCCTTTCTCCCGGCTGCAGCATCGCCGCGTCTCCGCCACAGCCGCGCCGGGCTGCTCGTCGCTTGCCGCTGGATCGGCTCATGTCGCTCTATCGGACGTTCGGGAACGGTCTTGAGGATTTTTTCCGGCTTTCCGCCGCCTGTCCGACAATGATGGATGCATGGCTGCTGCCGACCCGTCGCCCATTTTGGATTTGATTGAAGCGTTCCGGCGCTCGAAGACGATGTTCACGGCGGTGCGGATGGGCGTCTTCGATCTGCTGGAGGAGGGACCGGCCACGGCGCCCGAACTTGCCGATCGCACGGGGGTGCAGGCGGCGGCGCTGGAGCGGCTGCTGGAAGGCTGCGCCGCGCTGGGACTGCTGGAGCGCGAGACGGGCGTGTTTTCAAGCACGGACCTGGCCCGGCAATACCTGACGCGGAAGAGTCCGCGGTCGCTGGCGGGCTACATCCGCTATTCCGACGACGCCCTTTACCGGCTGTGGGGCGAGCTGGAGGCGGCCGTGCGCGAGGGCGCGCCGCGGTGGGAGCAGGTGTTCGGCGCGCGCGGCTCGCTGTTCGATCACTTCTACCGGACGGCGGAAGCGCGCGCGGATTTCCTTGCGGGAATGCACGGGCTGGGGCTGCTCAGCTCGCCCGCCGTGGTGCGCGTGTTCAACCTGAACGCGTATGAAACGCTGGTCGATCTCGGGGGAGGCACGGGCCACCTGGCCATCGCCGC
This DNA window, taken from Bryobacteraceae bacterium, encodes the following:
- the hioM gene encoding hydroxyindole O-methyltransferase; amino-acid sequence: MAAADPSPILDLIEAFRRSKTMFTAVRMGVFDLLEEGPATAPELADRTGVQAAALERLLEGCAALGLLERETGVFSSTDLARQYLTRKSPRSLAGYIRYSDDALYRLWGELEAAVREGAPRWEQVFGARGSLFDHFYRTAEARADFLAGMHGLGLLSSPAVVRVFNLNAYETLVDLGGGTGHLAIAACERYGRMRAVVYDLPDVIGHARQHIEASPARERIATASGDFFRDELPRASLYALGRILHDWNDARCLELLRRVHAALEPGGAVLIAEMLLDEDRCGPLSACMQSLNMLVCTEGRERTESEFRALLEAAGFAEVEARRTGAPLDALLARRKE